The Choristoneura fumiferana chromosome 5, NRCan_CFum_1, whole genome shotgun sequence region GGAAGTAACCCTGCTCTCTGCACCGGTCTGCTTGTAGAGTAGAATATGTGTACATGAAAGCCAGCGTGACGGTGTTGCAAAAAGTGAGTTTCCAGAAAAACGCAAACACATTTTCAAATAGTAGAGGAGACATGGAAGATGGCTACCTGGCAAGCGGGTATGAACAGGTCTatctaccctcatcctataccttttgatagaaagaagtggtgaaaacgatcgtgatgcagagtgcattagacaataaggaCTCTTACCTTGGATTAAACTAGCGGTCATGATCATGAATCACGTAATTTATGTGATTGAGGACCCTGTTTGCCTCTAGGTCATATACATGACATACATGTGAAAATGAAAACCAATGTGctttttttaggattttattataattatatgaatAACATCCGCTTATATGATACCGATCTTGTTGGCAACATCTAATGCGTCATAGTCTCGGGTTAGCCGAACGTACGCCTTCTTCTTGCCATCGGGCCTGTAACCAGAAACAGCTTTGTCACaaactgtatttattttaataataaaatgaacaatACTGTTCAATATCAGAAGTGTGTTATTGTGATATCATTCTTAATCAATGAGATTCCCACGAAATATCATCATTTTAGCTGAGgcttcaaataaaaatttaatttaattttttttttaaattgcttttagcctttatacttaaaaaaaaatgttgagtaAATTAGTAATAGCAGTAgtcaataattaaatattaattcaagTATCTGAAAATGATGCTGCTGTACTTGAAGATgtcaattatatattataatttagagtaattttaaaattgtaacttgtaattTACAATTACAAATAGCAGTCCACTATTATTCGTCGGGTGataagcaaaagtcactaagtaccaaatacctacttacaacaaagCTCGTGTCTCAGTATGAAATTACTAACTAGATACAAACTTTTGAAGAGCAGTGACAGAAATTTTAGTGCGTTTTGCTTGTCAGCTGGCAAATATATGTTATGGACAACTGCATATACATATATGGGTGGTGTTCAAAGGGTGGGACACCTTAATGCTCGACTTCCACTAAAAAGAGTATAATTTGCGGAAACTGAGATAACACTGAGATAGACCAAAGTATAAAGCTTATGAGTGACATCATATTCTGTGGAAGGACATCCATCAGATGCCGTATTGCCTTACGTTTTTGACGCTCATGatcgtaatcaaatgacagtttttgtatgcgaaatctgtcatatTATTGCGATCATGAGcatcagaaacattaggcaatacagcctcaggtCACCATTGCAAGTTAAACGGACTCCCttcagaataaaaaattgttgggagttgtacagtcaccagcaccaatatctgacacaacaagcgtgcaaaaatatctgatatgactctttCTACGGCCagaaggacatgtcagatatttttgcatgctccgctgtggcagatattaatgctggtgactgtacacacacATATgcataaaatgaatttatacACAGCTATTCATGTCATACATAAGATATAATGCAACGATTTCTAAAATCAATTAAAGCACATTATAACGCCGAATTTATGGAAAACTGTATTAACTATTAACATGATTTTAGAACcatgcttttattttaattcaacattcattttttttattaaaaatattaaaatattgttgatCTAGGTATTCTAGGTGGACCTACCTGATAAGGGTGTTAACTTTAGCCACATTGACGTCATGCAGTTTCTTGACTGCAGCCTTGATGTGGTGCTTGTTGGAGCTGGTGTGGACAATGAACACCAGAGTGTTGTTGTCTTCAATCTTTTTCATTGCTGCTTCAGAGGTCACGGGAAATTTGATGATGTTGTAAGCATCCATACTGTAAATAACCACAAGTCATAGTTAAGAAGTTAAAGAGTGATTGATAcaagaaataaattacatagAGTGAATCAGAAATGTGTACTTTTTGATATCATTGTCTATCAATGAGATTCCCACAAAGTTATCATCATTGTAACCAacaaattaagtaaatttaacCATTTTTTCAACCCAAATCAACAGTGAAGTACCAATACCTCCTAACTGAATGAACTTTGACATGCAATTAAGAACCTTAGCTCCACCTAGCTAAAACTCCTAAGTCGCATGTTCAAGATTTATTAGTTAGGAGTAGAAGGTATTCAAAAACACCGTTAAAATGCTGTTAACTTCAAAGTCCAGTTGCATAATAGGTATTAAGTTAATGTTGAAAACTAAACATGGAGCATTCTTttcataaaatcaaaatatttaggTTCAAAcacttcatcattatcatatcagccataggacatccactgtttgacataggcctcccccatatataATTACAAAACAGTTAATAGTTTCATTTTCTTACCGATTCCTCTTGGGCAGAGATTTCCTAGGGTACTTGGGTTGCCTAGGAGCTTCAAAAGTCTTGGGCCTGTGGAAGTGCACTGAGTTACGGATCTTACGCACACGCTTGCCATGTTCTCCCTTGACAACCTGGAAATTAAATTACCAAtactataaatatgaaagtaatcatgtttgtttgttacacatTCACACTTAAAATACAAAACCGATTGTGATTAGAGTTTGGCAGGGAGATTTTAAGACCCTGAGGATCATtctataaaaaatgtatagctGCTGTGGGCGCATGATAACCATATTATTACGCAAACCATTTTGCAGGTAACAGCTACTTAAATTATAACTAAGTGTATAACTAGGTGAGGACAAGTTAAGAATAgtgataatttaaaacaattttcagaATAATTTCCTGTTTCAAATGCGCATTCAGATTAAGATACATAGATctaagttataatttttttttattcaactggatagcaaatgagcaagtgagtctcctgatggtaagagatcaccaccgcccatagacacctgcaacaccagggggactgcagatgtgttgccaacagGCATAATGGAGATGGACATGCAAATTAATGTATAGAAACAAACTATTCTTACCTTTCTCTGTGCTTTAAGAGCCTTGACTACAGGCTTGACCACCTTCTTTTGTCCCTTGATACCAGTTTTCTTAGGTTTAGGGGCAATCTTAAGTTTGGCTGCAGCTGGCTTGGGCTTGGTTGCCTTAGCAGCAGATGCGGCTTTTTTTGCTGAAGGAGTAGCACTGGACTTAGTCTTAAGAGCAGCAGCCTTGGCAGAGCCAGCCTTGGCAGATGGTGCTGATTTCTTCTCAGCAGACTTGGCAGCAGGTGCTGAAGCAGCCTTGGCAGCCGCAGGCTTGGCAGCTGCAGGCTTGGCCGCTGGAGCCGACTTCGGCGCCGCTGCCTTAGGAGCGGGAGCAGGAGTCTTGGCAGAGGCTGGCTTAGCAGCAGCCGCCGCAGCTGGGGCTGATGCGGCTTTAGGAGCCGCTGCTGGAGTTTTAGCCGTAGCAGGCTTCTTCTCCGCGGGCTTGGATCCAGAGGACCCTAAAATATGTTAAGATGGTTAGAATGATGGCACACATATGaaaggtatatatatatatcttatTTAACAAGTTGCGAATAACTGACCTATGCTTTATTGATTAACATTGGTAGACTTATAAATTAAACTGAAAGCGTTGAATCATGTATGACATTCTGAACAGAGCACTGCAGTGAGGAATACTTAAGACGGGGTATTGGCAAGTCATAACCTATAACATTCACACCAATATTACTCACAcaagttttaagttaaaagtaACTAAACTAGCGATATTAATGAGAGTAACATCAGCTTTTAATAACGAGACATAATCTAAGACAAAATTTCGATTTAATAGCGCGACGTGAAACATAACCGCGTGGCCACACAAACGtcaataataaatctaaaataacatttaaacaaTACAAGGCGTCTATTTCGTTTGATATTTGTAATTTACACAGCCACCACTTATTTAAACGAAGTTGATTCATATTGCTACGCTAAATTTCGGAGTAAAACcgataaatttaataacatacCGGATTTTTCGGGCTGCTTCTTAGGAGGCATCGTGACAGAAAAGATGGAGTCAGTTCAagtcagtgttgccaactcctaGAAAATCTAGTCGAGTCGCTAGACTCAAAATCATGTCGCTATCGCTAGAAAGTCGCTAAAATTAATTCCGCCGAGCAAGCGCTCTGGATTTTGTATGGGAGAGGTGGGCTGAAAGGATGGAatccgaaataaaaaacaacttaaattaAAGGATTTCCGAAGACATTGAAAAAAGTTTATCATTCAATTAAAGCtagtttttaaacaaataaaaaatgtaaaacagaTATGAAAGAAAATTGGATTTCTTGATTTGAATAGATATCTTGGCTCTGTATAATTATGTGTAGAGTTGACAAAAATATATCCATTATTGGTCCTAgaattgttttaatttgaattcCAAAAGACGCCAGATAAGTCGCTaactaaaccatttttgtccttttttttggtcgctaagactTAAGAAAAGTCGTCATTTCTAGCGACAAAGTTGCTAAACTGGCAACACTGACTTCAAGTGTTGCCAGACTATTTGAtccaagaaaaataaataattaagggaTCTACACACATACGGCAAGTACGTTCTTCGAAAGCACAAATCTGTAATAATTATCTAGCGTATTATTTTATATCATTTAATGTGATAAAGAACtagaaaataaaaacgtttCCGCCTGTAGTACATACACAGAAGAGTACTAAACACGGATTACAAGAATAGTAGCTCTAAGCTATGAGCTGAAGGCAGATTCacattttcttgttttttatctCTTTTTAGCAAAGTGATACGTTgccagtattatttttaaatcctcATTATTTTGTAAAGCTATAATCACGGACGTACTACCTAAACGCGACCGAgcagctagctacatattagtaatctgtggacCGAGTACtaaaaatttgtataaaaaaaaaatattacttactacgagagaaagtatttttttacatagcgCCTGACATCATTGACCTATACACCTATCGTGacagaatagtagattgttgcaccaagcagaaagttatttattattgcacctagtgccgatttggagcccgagcgtgtgcgagggctttaaaaagcacgagggcaatataaattacttaatgtgaggtgcataatctgcttttctttcaacagttacaggaatagtagacgaaaaaaaactcatgctaaacaattctAAAAcaaacagggctactacgaaactctgaagttctatagtcatctacctcaattacgcactttatattcaatcactcctgcactgtgtttttttacgctttttggtgtaaataatataagatacaatagtttaatatcaactgctcgtcaccttttacgaacgattgctttttccgatgcggagacgttcattattgaggagtcctggagCTTCggatcaccacccgttttaccataagcattacgaggagcataaattgcttagcaactgtgtcatagtaattaaaattcaacccgtgaaatacttgttattgagtagtagctccgatggtcaactgtggtcttcatcatcacattcacttcaccaaatgatgattttcaatagcaaatgcacgagttactgctaaatatatccaaattaccacaggt contains the following coding sequences:
- the RpL23A gene encoding ribosomal protein L23A; protein product: MPPKKQPEKSGSSGSKPAEKKPATAKTPAAAPKAASAPAAAAAAKPASAKTPAPAPKAAAPKSAPAAKPAAAKPAAAKAASAPAAKSAEKKSAPSAKAGSAKAAALKTKSSATPSAKKAASAAKATKPKPAAAKLKIAPKPKKTGIKGQKKVVKPVVKALKAQRKVVKGEHGKRVRKIRNSVHFHRPKTFEAPRQPKYPRKSLPKRNRMDAYNIIKFPVTSEAAMKKIEDNNTLVFIVHTSSNKHHIKAAVKKLHDVNVAKVNTLIRPDGKKKAYVRLTRDYDALDVANKIGII